The Armatimonadota bacterium nucleotide sequence CTGGAAGGTAGTTGATGGAACCAACCGCCCGTTTGTTAATGAAAAGAAGTGCGTCGGGTGTGGAATTTGCGAAGCAAAATGCCCCATCCAACCCTTTGCCGCAATCCGAGTATACTCCTATGGCGATAAACGCCACATGACACGCGACGAACAGAAAACATGGTCTGAAAGTTAAGCCTCGGCGCGAAGATATTTAATCACGTTTCACTGCTCCGCATTTAATGGTACAACAAAAAAGTACATATTTTAAGCTTCTTAATGCAAAAAGCACTTGCATGAAAATCATGCTTGCTAGCTCCAATAACAATTTAAAGGCAGGAACCACATCTGCCAGGGAAGTGGATATTTAATGGCTGCTAGCCTTGCCAATGGAATACTATCAAGCATACCGCAGGAGGATTTTCATTCAATACTAGTTGCCACACTTGCAAAGATTCCTTGTTTATTCTTCATTTTATCATCCCCAGACTACCGGATTATTTTTCTAAATGACCATATGGCCTCGCTAGTCAAAAACTTAGGGCTTAAAGAACCTGCGGATGCACTAAACAAGACCCCTTGGGAAGTATCATCCGAACTAAAACAACTAAAACCGCCATTAGATCACCTCAGGGATACCGTCGAAACGCTCAAGACAGAGAATTTAAAACTCAACATTGGCGGACGCACTATGTACTTCGATGTCATAGCCATTCCAAACATCAACCCCTGCACAAAAGAAATAAGTTCTATTTCGGTTTTCTGCCTTGATGTCACAGAGCGAAAGAATACTGAGGATACCCTCAGAGATAGTGAACAGAAATATCGCGCCCTAATGGAAACCTCTCCTGACTCGATAACTGTAACAGACCTAAATGGAACAATCACGATGTCCAACGCTAAAATGCGTGGGATAACAGGCTATTCTGCCGCAGAGCTTCTGGGGATGAACGTCATTGATTTGGTTGCTCCAGAGGACAAGCCTCGGGCGAGAGAAACCGCCCGCCTAGTTTCCGAAGGACAAACTGTGCACACCGAGCACATCCTAGTTCGCAAAGATGGGTCCCATTTCCATGGGGAAATTAGCATATCCCCGTTAAGGAACGAAGAAGGAGCAATAATAGGGGCAATTATAGTTGCGAGGGACATTACCCAGCGAAAACAGATTGAAGAACTAAATGCAGTACTCAGCACAATAACTACCGCGCTTATATCGACTTTCAACTACGATGAGATAATGCGACGTGTCGTTGAAGAAACCAGCAGATTGGCGGGCGCCGACGCAGTTGGGGTATGCGTGCATGAAGATGACTCTTGGGTGGTTAAGTATCTGCATAATCTGCCTGAGAGCATTTGGGGGCTGCGAATTAGCGACAAGGAAAATCCTGCTTTTGCGTTGGTTGCCGCAAGCCGAGAACCCTTGGCGATAAGTGATGTTTCGAAAGAGACAATTATTGCATCCGCCGCAAAAGTTTTTAACGCTAAATCAATTATGCTTGTTCCTCTCATTATAAGAAATGAGGTAATAGGTATTCTTTTCATTATTCGCCGAAAGGAACCCATTGGCTTTTCAGACCAGGAAGTTAATTTTGCCCGAAAGCTTGGTGATTCAGTGTCACTTGCGCTAGCAAATGCGCGGCTCTACGAGGCGCAACGTGAAGCGGCTAGGCGAGAAGCAGAGGCACGCCTTGAGGCTCAACAGCAATTAGCACAATTGCAAAAAGCCCTATTGCCGCCAAAACCAACTATTGGTAAGGGATACAACGTAGCAGCCAAATATATACCAGCACTAAGAGCAGAGATTGGCGGCGACTTCTACGATGTTTTCCCCACGGAATCGGGAAGAATAGGAATTCTCATAGGCGATGTATCTGGCAAAGGAATTGAGGCAGCGGCACTTGCGGCTTCGACCCGGAGCACAGCAAGAGCTTTTGCATACGAAACATCAAGTGCAGCTACAACCCTTAGCCACACAAATTCCGTCCTTATCAACCAAGGTTATACCTCTGGTTCGTTTGTAACATTATTCCTAGGCATTCTAGACCTTGACACGGGAAAGTTAGGATACTCAATCGCAGGACAACCTCCGCCTTTGGTACGCAGGGGAACGACTGGCGAAGTAGAAACCCTCTTACTCGGCCAACCGCCGCTGTGTGTTTTAGAGAAGTTAGAGTTTGAAGAGCACTCAACCATGCTAAACCCCAATGACAAGTTCATCCTTTATACGGATGGAATCATTGAAGCCCGGCACGATTTAAGCTTCTTTGGGGCAGAAGAACTCAAAAAAATCATTCAAAAATTCGGCGCTCGTTCTTGCCAGTATCTGTTGGACGCAATACTCAAAGCCATCAACAACTGGACTGGAGGCCAGCTTTCCGATGATATTGCACTCATAGTTATCGAGCGAACCATTGGCTAGCATCCGCAACAATGACCACAGTTGATGAACCATCTTTATCAATGTAGATAGTTTCGGTTCGGCAAAAACTGAATTATTAAAAAGAGGATTTTAGTAGTCAAAAGCTCGCTTTACAATGCGAAGACGTGTGTAGCCATCAAGGAATCGATATTCTATATCATCGAGAACCTCGCGCATGATATATCTGCCAAAGCCGCCATTGCCACTCAAGCAATCATTAGGAAACTCAATCGCTGTGTCGAAGCTTTCTCCCTTGTAATAAAACTCGACCACCAACTCTCGAGAAGACGTGGCATTTACTACCAGGAAGATATTGTCGCCGCCTCCATATTTTATTGCATTGCTGAACGCCTCGCCTACAGCGAGTTCAAGGTCACAGGTAGCAGCATAATCATGAAGTTTATTAAGCGCTAGAAACGATACAATTCGCCGAATCCTGGAGCATTCAGAAGCATGCGGGCGAACTCGCATTTCAACATAGCAACCAATTTCGTCTGGTCTCACATTACAACACTCCAGTCGGCAATCGAGAGCGATGGAATTCCTAACTTCTCTAGAATGCATAGAAACGCTTGCTACATGTGCGACACTATAGCAAGATAAACAAGGTGAGTCAATAGCTTTATTAGCTTTGTATGCTATTTATGGGGTCCACCTACACTTGAACCGATTCGGTTTTGCCGCTCTGTACAGAGCGTTCTGCGGCGTCTAGCATTGCCATTACTTCCAGTGTATCCTCCATTTCGACAGGGACATCGCCGCCTTGGAAGAATTTCCCCACCAGCTCAAGCTCATCTGAGTAAGCCCTAGCCATATTTACGACAAAGGGCTCAGCTTTGTCCTTTGTTCGCAGACAACCGCCGTAAATCCACGAACCCTCATTCAATTCAACAACGCCGCGCACACCCTCAGGATAATCCACAATTGCAACAACGCCCGCACCATCGCGCCGAGCTGTAACTGCAATCGCTCCTCGACCCATCGCACGTTCGAGCATTTCGAAAGCATGGACGCCATACCATACAATCGAGCTTCCTGCTGGAGCCTTACCGAGCGGGCCATACACAGTAACAAATTTCGGCACAGGTATTGTTTTACAAGCCTCAATTAGCTGGGGCACAAAGCGCAAAGAAGACGCCGAGAAAACTCGGACGTTTTTCTCTTTCGCCAATTCATAGATTTTCCTGCCGTTTTCGATTGTGTCAGCCAATGGCTTATCCAAGAATATTGGTTTGCCAAGGTCGGCGCATTTGGTGAAATACTCCAAATGGTAAGCAGGATCGTTTATTTCAAGCATTATCGCATCGCAGTTGGCGACTGCTTCTTCAAAGTCAGTTGTAACTTTTACTCCCCACTGCTCCAACTGTTCCTGTCTCTTATTCAAGCCTTCCTCATCTTGGAAGGGCGTTTCGAACCTGAGACAGGTGACAGCTCTCATTCCAACAACCCTTTGCTCTGGTGCACAATCTGGTGACTGCATCCTTCTTGCAAACTCAATTGTATGGCTGGTATCTAAACCGATTAAAGCTACTTCCAACTCCTTAATCACCGTAGTACCTCCGAAAACTTATAAGTTAAAAAAGACAATAGCTAAGGACAAAGCTGGCGATTGCAGTATCATTACCAAATTCCTCATTTCCGCTACCCAAAGCATTATTCCTTCTAATGAGTAAACTTTTGCGAGCGAAATTTGCAAAAGAGTGAAAACAAGCCTTCAACCAAAAACTTAGCAACATTTGTGCTTGCATTGGAAAAATAAAGGCGGGGCCAGCGTCTAGCCCCGCCTTTTCAGCTCATAAAAACCTGGTAATACGTCTTAGAACTTTCTTACATATCCCATACTTACAAACCTTGGCGAAATCCATGCTGTTGGTTCGCCGTCTTCACCCCTATCCAGTGCTCCCCCAACATTGAATAGGTTTCCGATATGCAAGTACATCTGTCCCTGGGGCAGCCAGCCACCGGTAATCTCGCGCATTATGCTTAAATTGAAAACCAGGTGGGGCGAAACGCGGCGAGAATTCACTGGCTCGTCGGCAAGGTTATAGGGAAGTCCACTCCCGTACTCTCCCATCAGACTGTAGCTCCAACCCTTATTCATGTAGTTTAGCACGAGCACGGCAGTGTGTCTCTGGTCCCAATCCACATACTGCATTACACCAGGCGTGACGGTTTCTCTATCATTGCTAGCCTGGGCTTTAGACACAGACCAGGTGTATGCCAACCAGCCCGACCAATTATTGCTCGGGCGCTTCTTGAACATAATCTCGACTCCCTTGCTAGTTCCCTCGCCGAGATTATCATACACAAATGGAGGTGCAGTTGGGTCCTCAGGGTTGATAGACCGCA carries:
- a CDS encoding SpoIIE family protein phosphatase; its protein translation is MAASLANGILSSIPQEDFHSILVATLAKIPCLFFILSSPDYRIIFLNDHMASLVKNLGLKEPADALNKTPWEVSSELKQLKPPLDHLRDTVETLKTENLKLNIGGRTMYFDVIAIPNINPCTKEISSISVFCLDVTERKNTEDTLRDSEQKYRALMETSPDSITVTDLNGTITMSNAKMRGITGYSAAELLGMNVIDLVAPEDKPRARETARLVSEGQTVHTEHILVRKDGSHFHGEISISPLRNEEGAIIGAIIVARDITQRKQIEELNAVLSTITTALISTFNYDEIMRRVVEETSRLAGADAVGVCVHEDDSWVVKYLHNLPESIWGLRISDKENPAFALVAASREPLAISDVSKETIIASAAKVFNAKSIMLVPLIIRNEVIGILFIIRRKEPIGFSDQEVNFARKLGDSVSLALANARLYEAQREAARREAEARLEAQQQLAQLQKALLPPKPTIGKGYNVAAKYIPALRAEIGGDFYDVFPTESGRIGILIGDVSGKGIEAAALAASTRSTARAFAYETSSAATTLSHTNSVLINQGYTSGSFVTLFLGILDLDTGKLGYSIAGQPPPLVRRGTTGEVETLLLGQPPLCVLEKLEFEEHSTMLNPNDKFILYTDGIIEARHDLSFFGAEELKKIIQKFGARSCQYLLDAILKAINNWTGGQLSDDIALIVIERTIG
- a CDS encoding ATP-binding protein, translated to MRPDEIGCYVEMRVRPHASECSRIRRIVSFLALNKLHDYAATCDLELAVGEAFSNAIKYGGGDNIFLVVNATSSRELVVEFYYKGESFDTAIEFPNDCLSGNGGFGRYIMREVLDDIEYRFLDGYTRLRIVKRAFDY
- a CDS encoding Gfo/Idh/MocA family oxidoreductase — protein: MIKELEVALIGLDTSHTIEFARRMQSPDCAPEQRVVGMRAVTCLRFETPFQDEEGLNKRQEQLEQWGVKVTTDFEEAVANCDAIMLEINDPAYHLEYFTKCADLGKPIFLDKPLADTIENGRKIYELAKEKNVRVFSASSLRFVPQLIEACKTIPVPKFVTVYGPLGKAPAGSSIVWYGVHAFEMLERAMGRGAIAVTARRDGAGVVAIVDYPEGVRGVVELNEGSWIYGGCLRTKDKAEPFVVNMARAYSDELELVGKFFQGGDVPVEMEDTLEVMAMLDAAERSVQSGKTESVQV